The proteins below come from a single Cannabis sativa cultivar Pink pepper isolate KNU-18-1 chromosome 3, ASM2916894v1, whole genome shotgun sequence genomic window:
- the LOC115709789 gene encoding uncharacterized protein LOC115709789 produces the protein MEGATMEIYLEEENDDEKYSKDSEDDDDEQYCYASVPVSKLQPRKVLSKGRWIKKMGMAEIELHKGSIWKTTGIVRCGKIYCSIEEALFMAELGAFLLMDDAGASISIEEMYMNLSDDNNGCSWELFQAYKQLKSLGYVVGRHGIPWSLKHVKSNTESFSSQCSSENVVDLKSQGEISVLGVFSRLQVGEVKPVFDVYLPNTKFRKSSPGAPSFVVCFTSGYPPSKPDLQHMERKCGGIPLKFCHVEQGRVSFISFDKVELPILP, from the exons ATGGAAGGGGCTACAATGGAAAtttatttagaagaagaaaatgatGATGAGAAATATAGTAAAGATTCtgaggatgatgatgatgaacaaTATTGCTATGCTTCTGTACCAGTGTCCAAGTTACAGCCTAG GAAGGTTTTATCAAAGGGTCGTTGGATTAAAAAGATGGGAATGGCTGAGATTGAACTTCATAAGGGTTCAATTTGGAAGACAACAGGCATAGTCCGTTGTGGCAAAATCTATTGCTCAATTGAAGAAGCTTT GTTTATGGCCGAATTGGGGGCTTTTCTTTTAATGGATGATGCTGGTGCCAGTATTTCTATTGAGGAGATGTATATGAATCTTTCTGATGATAATAATGGATGTTCTTGGGAGCTTTTTCAGGCCTACAAACAACTGAAGTCTCTTGGCTACGTTGTGGGGCGGCACGGTATCCCCTGGTCTCTTAAACATGTTAAGAGCAATACTGAATCTTTTTCTTCACAATGCTCCTCAGAAAATGTAGTGGATTTGAAATCCCAAGGCGAAATCTCTGTACTAGGAGTGTTTAGTAGGCTGCAGGTTGGCGAAGTTAAACCAGTATTTGATGTTTATCTCCCAAATACCAAGTTTAGAAAGTCTTCACCTGGTGCTCCAAGCTTTGTGGTCTGCTTTACTAG CGGCTATCCACCATCCAAACCCGATCTTCAACACATGGAGAGAAAATGTGGAGGAATTCCTTTGAAGTTTTGTCATGTGGAGCAAGGACGAGTGAGTTTCATTTCCTTTGACAAAGTGGAGCTTCCTATCCTACCATGA
- the LOC133036092 gene encoding uncharacterized protein LOC133036092, with amino-acid sequence MGASQKHLHQEGESGRGDPLSPYIYILCSEVLSRLLLKKEVEGHLNGIKMSRTGPSITHLMYADDTMLFTRADAISVLVLQECTSKYCSWSGQKINAAKSRVTFSDNCGWELKGELLDLLGFDIMDYDEKFLGNPLFIRKNCGKNFQFVVDKVAKRLEGWKARLLSQAARTVLVKSVVQTIPSYSMAVFKLPGSILEELDKLTRRFWWKGDMEGGRYLSLIAWENLCKPKVCGGLGFRRAKDMNMCYMAKLAWLLARDGGELWVRMIKSKYFPNSSFFDASLSGSASIVARSIWSAKQLVVANSAWRVGSESDVNLWNGRWIIGDDVLICAGDINPTVKPRIVLGDLLQADSLAWDIRGVEDIFRPSVAAVMVRFNPLDLPLEDELVWTLTPRGNFTLKSVYWALNANSLCSGNGIFKKIWYGSLHPRLQLFVWKLYADALPTGSRLGAIFGNEPDSCALCDCPSGNTTSHLFWECEVAKRLWFISKWNVRIDSVNIYFGRDLVEWIFNAPFLASFNNSEKEEFICFAVCLCYSLWRFRNEAFHSKKVLPFEIMHKQVEREFAMFSLKPCKHKPPNTPGQDVGFTREIHSGLYQVWVDAAFHAGGAAIGVIIKNSFNQLQALFACKVEAHSVIAGELQAIIKGIEALQLLGVDRGCFFSDCQMLTVAAKEKRPPSWSTACSFSKLLRAIEGMGVSLVWIPRSENSGAHTLAKWALHNDCNGFVNFWEITPSVFNVIFSF; translated from the coding sequence ATGGGGGCCTCACAAAAACATTTACACCAGGAAGGGGAATCAGGCAGGGGGGACCCCCTTTCGCCTTATATCTATATCTTATGCTCTGAGGTCTTATCTCGTCTCCTCCTGAAAAAGGAAGTGGAGGGCCATCTCAATGGTATCAAGATGTCTAGAACCGGGCCATCGATAACGCATCTTATGTATGCGGATGATACTATGCTCTTCACAAGGGCCGATGCCATTTCGGTCTTGGTCCTCCAAGAGTGTACGAGTAAATATTGTAGCTGGTCGGGGCAGAAAATCAATGCTGCTAAGTCTCGGGTTACCTTTTCGGACAATTGTGGCTGGGAATTAAAAGGGGAGTTGCTTGATCTTTTGGGCTTTGATATAATGGACTATGATGAGAAATTTCTGGGCAACCCTCTCTTCATCCGGAAGAATTGTGGTAAGAACTTTCAGTTTGTGGTGGACAAAGTGGCAAAAAGATTGGAAGGTTGGAAGGCCCGGCTTCTTTCTCAAGCGGCGCGTACGGTGTTAGTCAAAAGTGTAGTCCAAACTATTCCGTCTTATTCCATGGCTGTGTTTAAACTTCCGGGTTCTATTCTGGAGGAGTTGGACAAGCTCACTAGAAGATTTTGGTGGAAAGGGGACATGGAAGGGGGCAGATATCTATCCTTGATTGCTTGGGAGAACTTGTGTAAGCCTAAAGTGTGTGGCGGTTTGGGCTTTAGAAGAGCTAAAGATATGAATATGTGTTACATGGCTAAGCTTGCGTGGCTGTTGGCCAGAGATGGAGGAGAACTTTGGGTTCGAATGATCAAAAGTAAGTATTTTCCTAACTCCTCTTTCTTTGATGCTAGTTTGTCTGGGAGTGCGTCGATAGTGGCTCGTAGTATCTGGTCTGCCAAACAGCTTGTGGTGGCTAATTCTGCTTGGCGGGTTGGTTCGGAGTCGGATGTCAATTTATGGAATGGAAGATGGATAATAGGAGATGATGTTCTGATCTGCGCGGGGGATATTAATCCGACAGTAAAGCCTCGAATCGTGTTGGGGGATTTACTTCAGGCTGACTCTCTGGCTTGGGATATTAGGGGTGTGGAGGATATCTTTCGTCCTTCGGTTGCGGCGGTTATGGTAAGATTCAACCCCCTGGATCTTCCTTTGGAAGACGAGCTTGTCTGGACTCTAACTCCGAGAGGTAACTTTACTTTAAAGTCTGTTTACTGGGCTCTTAATGCTAATTCCCTCTGCTCTGGTAATGGTATCTTTAAGAAAATCTGGTATGGCTCCCTGCATCCCCGGCTGCAATTGTTTGTGTGGAAATTGTATGCTGATGCTTTACCAACCGGATCCCGTCTGGGCGCTATCTTTGGCAATGAACCGGATTCTTGTGCCCTTTGTGATTGTCCTTCGGGGAACACTACTAGCCATCTCTTTTGGGAGTGCGAAGTGGCTAAGAGGCTTTGGTTTATCTCTAAGTGGAATGTGCGGATTGACTCTGTCAACATCTACTTCGGGAGAGACCTTGTTGAATGGATTTTCAATGCGCCATTCTTAGCCTCCTTCAATAATTCTGAGAAGGAGGAGTTTATCTGCTTCGCCGTGTGTCTGTGCTATTCGTTATGGCGTTTCAGGAATGAAGCCTTTCACTCTAAGAAGGTGCTCCCTTTCGAAATTATGCACAAGCAGGTGGAAAGGGAGTTTGCTATGTTTTCTCTTAAGCCCTGTAAGCATAAGCCACCTAACACCCCTGGTCAGGATGTTGGGTTCACGAGAGAGATTCATTCGGGACTGTACCAGGTCTGGGTGGATGCTGCCTTCCACGCGGGGGGTGCTGCAATTGGTGTTATCATTAAAAATTCTTTCAACCAACTGCAGGCTCTCTTTGCTTGCAAGGTGGAGGCCCATTCTGTGATTGCTGGGGAATTGCAGGCGATTATCAAAGGCATTGAGGCTCTGCAATTACTGGGAGTGGATAGGGGTTGTTTCTTCTCTGATTGCCAGATGCTTACGGTGGCTGCTAAAGAGAAAAGGCCTCCTAGCTGGTCTACTGCTTGTTCGTTTTCCAAGTTGCTTCGTGCGATTGAAGGTATGGGAGTTTCTCTGGTTTGGATCCCGCGGTCCGAGAATTCAGGGGCGCACACTTTGGCTAAGTGGGCTCTCCATAATGATTGCAATGGTTTTGTGAACTTTTGGGAAATTACTCCTAGTGTTTTTAATGTTATCTTTTCCTTTTAA
- the LOC115710174 gene encoding probable isoaspartyl peptidase/L-asparaginase 2, with protein MGGWAIAVHGGAGVDPNLPLECQHQAKQLLTRCLNLGIDALRSNLSAIDVVELVVRELETDPFFNSGRGSALTENGTVEMEASIMDGPKRRCGAVSGLTTVKNPVSLARLVMEKSPHSYIGFSGAEAFARQQGVEVVDNEYFITKENVGMLKLAKEAKTILFDYRIPATGLDKCSAGVDSPIVMNGLPISVYAPETVGCVVVDSEGRCAAATSTGGLMNKMTGRIGDSPLIGAGTYACDLCGVSCTGEGEAIIRGTLAREVGAVMEYKGLGLQEAVDFVIKHRLDEGQAGLIAVSNRGEVACGFNTTGMFRACATEDGFMEVGIWEQ; from the exons ATGGGCGGGTGGGCTATTGCGGTGCACGGTGGTGCTGGTGTCGACCCTAATCTCCCACTCGAATGCCAACACCAAGCCAAACAACTCCTCACTCGATGTCTTAATCTTGGGATCGACGCTCTTCGTTCTAATCTCTCTGCCATTGATGTTGTTGAACTCGTT gtGAGAGAGTTGGAAACTGATCCGTTTTTTAATTCTGGGCGTGGATCGGCCTTGACGGAGAATGGGACGGTGGAAATGGAAGCTAGCATAATGGATGGGCCTAAAAGACGATGCGGTGCCGTTTCGGGTTTAACTACCGTTAAAAACCCCGTTTCACTCGCTCGGCTTGTTATGGAGAAATCTCCTCATTCCTATATTGGTTTTTCCGGTGCCGAAGCCTTTGCCCGCCAAcag ggAGTTGAGGTGGTGGACAATGAATACTTCATCACAAAAGAAAATGTAGGAATGCTAAAGTTGGCAAAAGAAGCCAAAACCATTTTG TTTGATTATAGAATCCCAGCCACAGGATTGGACAAGTGTAGCGCTGGTGTTGACAGCCCGATCGTGATGAACGGGCTGCCAATAAGCGTGTACGCACCCGAGACAGTCGGGTGCGTGGTGGTGGACAGTGAGGGTAGGTGTGCGGCCGCTACTTCGACAGGTGGGCTCATGAACAAAATGACCGGTCGTATAGGTGACTCGCCACTGATTGGTGCTGGGACCTACGCTTGTGACCTTTGTGGGGTCTCTTGTACTGGTGAAGGAGAGGCTATTATACGTGGCACGTTGGCTCGTGAGGTGGGTGCTGTGATGGAGTACAAGGGCTTGGGCCTCCAAGAGGCTGTGGACTTTGTTATAAAGCATCGGCTCGATGAAGGGCAGGCTGGGCTCATAGCTGTGTCTAATAGGGGAGAAGTGGCTTGTGGGTTTAATACTACTGGGATGTTTAGGGCTTGTGCTACTGAGGATGGGTTTATGGAAGTTGGCATTTGGGAACAGTAG